Genomic window (Bacillus sp. BGMRC 2118):
GTGTAGTATGCATCTTTCTTTCCATGATTAAAATAATGAACCTTACCATCGAAAACACGTTCTTTTGATTCCTCGTACGAAAGTACCACCCCAGAAGTTCCAATGCTGCACAACGTCTTCCCACTTTCCAATATGGAGGCACCTATTGCACCACAAGCATTATCGGCACCACCGGCATATACGTTAGTAGTGGGTTGTAATCCTGTACGGTTAGCAAAATCACTCGTTAACTGCCCCACGTAATCTTGAGATTCAACAAGAGGAGGACATATGGCGATGGGTATACCTGTCAATTGACACATTTCTTCACTCCATTTTTTTTCTATAACATTTAACAGAAGTGTTCCCGCAGCATCAGAGTATTCACTATTTATTTTTCCAGTCATCTTGTAGCGAACGTAATCTTTGGGTAACATAAAAACGTTTGTTTTACTAAATAGTTCAGGTTCGTATTTTTTTACCCATAGTAATTTAGGTAACGTAAAACCCTCTAAAGCAGGATTCTTCGTGACTTTTAACAGTAAATCATTCCCAACCAACTCATATACTTCTTTGCATTGTTCAGTTGTTCTTGTATCGTTCCAGAGAATCGCATTTCGTATTACATTCATTTCTTCATCCAACAATACAAGTCCATGCATCTGACCTGAAAAACTTATCCCATCAATAAGCCTCGTATCAAGATTATAGGAATCTACTAATTCTTTTAACGCTTCTGCGGTTTTGGTTACCCACTCGTTAGGATCTTGTTCTCGGTACCCATCCTTTAGTTGGATAAGAGGATACTCCTTCGTAACTTCTCCACATACTTCACCATCTTTATTGATGACTACTACTTTTACAGAACTTGTTCCGAGGTCAACACCTATAACATATCTCATCCATCTCACCCTTCTTATTCATGATAGAAAATCTAGCAAAAAAGCTGGATCATAATAAGCATCCAGCATACTTTATTTTATTATCCTCTTGTGCCTTCTAATAAGTATTGGTTAAGTATTGAACGAAGGTATTCTTGTCTACCTGATGTATTCTTCACTTCATCAAGATTAAGTGCATATTGCTCAAGCTGATGAAGATTTGTTCTACCTTCTACAATTTCTAATCCAATCCCTTTTGTATAACTGCTGTATCTCTCTTCAACAAAATTCTCCAACACTCTATCATCTAGGAGCTTTTGGGCTACCTTTGCCCCTATTGCAAAGCTGTCCATTCCTGCAATATGGGATAGAAATAAATCCTCTGGTTCAAATGAGCCCCTTCTAACCTTTGCATCAAAGTTCAATCCACCTGAACCTAAGCCACCATTTTTTAGGATTTCATACATTGCTAGAGTTGTAGAATATAAATCAGTTGGAAATTCATCTGTATCCCAGCCAATCAATGTGTCACCTTGATTAGCATCAACTGACCCTAACATTCCATTAATACGGGCAACATGTAACTCATGCTCGAACGTATGACCAGCGAGTGTTGCATGGTTTGCTTCAATATTAAATTTAAAGTAATCTTTTAATCCGTATGATTGTAAGAATGAAAGTGATGTTGCTACATCAAAATCATATTGATGTTTTGTTGGCTCCTTTGGTTTTGGTTCAATAAGGAATTGTCCTGTGAAACCAATTTCCTTTGCATAATCTACTGCCAGATGGAAAAAGCGTGCAAGGTTATCTAGTTCAAATTTCATATTCGTGTTTAATAGTGTTTCATACCCTTCTCTTCCACCCCAGAACACATAATTTTCTGCTCCTAATTCTTTACCAATCTCTAACCCTTTTTTCACTTTTGCGGCTGCATACGCAAATACGTCTGCATTAGGTGATGTGGCAGCTCCGTTCAACCATCTTGGATGCGAGAACATATTCGCGGTATTCCAAAGCAGCTTCGTTTTACTTGTATTCAAATAATCCTTAATGAGCAAGACAATCTTATCTAAATTTTCAAAGGTTTCTTTTAAACTATCCGTTTCAGGTGCAATATCGAAATCATGAAAACAAAAATAAGGCACACTCATCTTGTCAAAAAACTCAAAGGAAGCTTCTACTCTAGCCTTTGCTAAGTCCAAGCCTGAAAAACGATTATAAGGTCTTGCCATTGTCGGCATTCCAAATGGATCATTTCCATCTCCTGTAAAAGTATGCCAATAGGAAACGGCAAACCTGAGTAGCTCTTCCATTGACTTTCCGTTAATCATTTCTTCTGGATTATAATATTTAAATGCGTAAGGATTGGTTGATGCTGCACCTTCATATTTCACTTGCTGAATGGTTTCAAAGTAAGTCATTGTAATTCCCCCCACTGCGAAGTTTTGTAAGAATTGTTCTATAATTCGGATTATAACAACACCCACTTAGTTTGTCTAGTGAATAAACTAAGTTTTATTAATCGACTGAAATATGGTATAAGTATAATAGAAATGTATTTTATAAGGAGTATTCATAAATGACATGGAATCAGCAAATTGTAAAAATGAATAATAAACGGGACATCCTTGATTTAATTAGACAACACTCCCCTATTTCTCGTGCAGATATCTCAGTTAGATTAGGTTTAACAAAAGCTACGGTGTCTTCACTAGTCAATGAGTTGTCAGATTCATTTCTTTGTTATGAATCTGGACCAGGAGAGTCCAGTGGTGGAAGACGACCTGTAATGCTTCTATTTAATAAGGATGCCGGATACAGTATTGGAATTGATATCGGTGTCAACTACATCTTAGGAATTCTTACGAACTTAAACGGAAACATCATAGTAGAAAAACACGAACCATATCAAATTGACAATTATGAAACTACTTTACGTAAAGTAAAGGAATTAATTAATTATCTAATAGACTCAACACCAATAAGCCCGTATGGTGTTATTGGCATAGGAATTGGCGTACCTGGAATTGTTAATAATGAGGGTAGTATTTTATTAGCACCCAATTTAGATTGGCAAAATATCAATATAAAAAATGAATTAGAACAAGAATATAATGTTCCGATTATTATCGAAAATGAAGCAAATGCTGGAGCATATGGTGAAAAGAAATATGGTGCAGGCAAAGATTATGAAAATATCATTTATATTAGTGCGGGAATTGGAATCGGAGCAGGGCTCATTTTAAACAACTTACTGTACCGTGGAGGACATGGCTTTTCAGGCGAACTGGGTCATATGATTATTGAACATGAAGGAAAGTTATGTCGTTGCGGAAGTAAAGGGTGCTGGGAAGTATATGCCTCTGAACAGGCTTTGTTAAAGGTAGCTGGAGATCGACTAAAACAAGAGAATCGCATCACGTTAGAAGCATTATTAACTAAAGTTAATGAAAATAAAGATATTCAAGAAATCTTTCGAGAAATCGGTATCTATTTAGGCATTGGAATCAGTAATATTTGTAACACCTTTAATCCAGAGCAAATCATAATTGGTAATAGGCTTGCGGTAGCAAAAGAATGGATACAACCAGCAATTCATGAAGTATTACAGAAGAGAACCCTTAAGCACCATCTTCACACTTTACAGTTGAATTTCTCGGACTTAACCATTTATTCAACTGCACTGGGAAGTGCTGCACATGCTATCGATTTATTTATCACTACGACAATTAATGAGTAAGGCTCGTCATAATTCTTATTGCAAAACGTCAAATCAGTCATCTTGAATAGCTCAATACAGGGTGATAAAAATTATTTCTTTGACTAAATGTTACTTTAGGTTAACATGTTTCTTTTCTTATTTTATGCGAAAATTCATAACTAAATTTGAAAGACCTCACCAGATAATGGAAGAGGTCTTTCTTTTGATACTAACTTTCTAAAAGTTCTAGTAATTGTGACCAAGTTTTGATTCTTGGAAAATTAAGATGACGGTTGTAGGATTGATCACGCAATACGGTTGTGACTGACTCATTTACCAACGTATTGACAACTTCAGGCTTATCATCAAAATAAAAGTCCAGCTGCAAGT
Coding sequences:
- the xylB gene encoding xylulokinase, producing the protein MRYVIGVDLGTSSVKVVVINKDGEVCGEVTKEYPLIQLKDGYREQDPNEWVTKTAEALKELVDSYNLDTRLIDGISFSGQMHGLVLLDEEMNVIRNAILWNDTRTTEQCKEVYELVGNDLLLKVTKNPALEGFTLPKLLWVKKYEPELFSKTNVFMLPKDYVRYKMTGKINSEYSDAAGTLLLNVIEKKWSEEMCQLTGIPIAICPPLVESQDYVGQLTSDFANRTGLQPTTNVYAGGADNACGAIGASILESGKTLCSIGTSGVVLSYEESKERVFDGKVHYFNHGKKDAYYTMGVTLSAGHSLQWFRDTFAENKSFEGLLEGLSNVPIGANGLLFTPYLVGERTPYADSNIRGSFIGIDATHQRIDFARAVIEGITFSLRESVEMFRSAGKSIDTIIAIGGGSKNETWLQLQADVFNATIVKLKEEQGCALGAAMLASVGCGWFESLEECAERFIKFDKFYEPIQENVDQYNELFSLYKTVYAHTNDLSKELKKFRNQVNAEVQP
- the xylA gene encoding xylose isomerase produces the protein MTYFETIQQVKYEGAASTNPYAFKYYNPEEMINGKSMEELLRFAVSYWHTFTGDGNDPFGMPTMARPYNRFSGLDLAKARVEASFEFFDKMSVPYFCFHDFDIAPETDSLKETFENLDKIVLLIKDYLNTSKTKLLWNTANMFSHPRWLNGAATSPNADVFAYAAAKVKKGLEIGKELGAENYVFWGGREGYETLLNTNMKFELDNLARFFHLAVDYAKEIGFTGQFLIEPKPKEPTKHQYDFDVATSLSFLQSYGLKDYFKFNIEANHATLAGHTFEHELHVARINGMLGSVDANQGDTLIGWDTDEFPTDLYSTTLAMYEILKNGGLGSGGLNFDAKVRRGSFEPEDLFLSHIAGMDSFAIGAKVAQKLLDDRVLENFVEERYSSYTKGIGLEIVEGRTNLHQLEQYALNLDEVKNTSGRQEYLRSILNQYLLEGTRG
- a CDS encoding ROK family transcriptional regulator, with protein sequence MTWNQQIVKMNNKRDILDLIRQHSPISRADISVRLGLTKATVSSLVNELSDSFLCYESGPGESSGGRRPVMLLFNKDAGYSIGIDIGVNYILGILTNLNGNIIVEKHEPYQIDNYETTLRKVKELINYLIDSTPISPYGVIGIGIGVPGIVNNEGSILLAPNLDWQNINIKNELEQEYNVPIIIENEANAGAYGEKKYGAGKDYENIIYISAGIGIGAGLILNNLLYRGGHGFSGELGHMIIEHEGKLCRCGSKGCWEVYASEQALLKVAGDRLKQENRITLEALLTKVNENKDIQEIFREIGIYLGIGISNICNTFNPEQIIIGNRLAVAKEWIQPAIHEVLQKRTLKHHLHTLQLNFSDLTIYSTALGSAAHAIDLFITTTINE